In the Chroococcidiopsis sp. SAG 2025 genome, one interval contains:
- a CDS encoding glycosyltransferase family 9 protein, producing MKRILFIELLGGIGDLIIALPALKALALSHPQARIAVLTFPPGGEMLQSDRHIHEVIFAQRGAARQSVEQILIQQNFDLIVSDVNYDGIAELIHNSGAKRTVTNLWRNPPDNQLISDRFCQILFEEGLIAIAGLRHGRSPLAPLNKGGWGDLIHLLDSEIATARQTFGAAYRPLVFLIPDSAMPIKRWSTQNFITVGKALQQKYNATIVVAGGDDEDMARQIGAEIGKTARIWQRGTLRELAAGLSQADLAIAVDTGLAHIAAALNVPTITLFGPAWHGRYGQPAPHINLQGYSECSERVIRNFTEQSCWYSGVCPFDWHSCTEDISVASVLAAAAKFLDWQERLDDPPLSPFKRGELEVARETATPLPSLEAQATNAPPPPAETRETTALLKKGGWGDLHNILVMRLDNIGDVIMTSPVLRTIRENLPAAKLTLMASPAGALTQPLLPWVDEVLPWRVLWQDLGRLDFDPAREWQLIETLSQRQFDAAIILTSFSQSPYPAALACYLAGIRLRLGESKESGQGILTDWVDPMPDETHQVERNLRLIEAVGFKVRDRRLCLHVPKTITAAIPNSYILLNPWTTCQSRNYDDCRFAIAARQLSQMTSLPILVTGTDKDRDRARPLLDILGDAIDLIGATSLAEFAALIANARLVLTNNTSTMHIADATNTPSVILFAGTELESQWQPRHAPVKLLRRPTVCSPCYAFTCPYNMECLDISPEEVIAAGLEMLDRTNSKFKIQNSKF from the coding sequence GTGAAGCGAATTTTATTTATTGAATTATTGGGAGGAATTGGGGATTTAATTATCGCGCTACCTGCGCTTAAAGCTTTGGCATTGTCCCATCCTCAAGCACGGATCGCGGTGCTGACTTTTCCTCCAGGTGGCGAAATGCTACAAAGCGATCGCCACATACATGAAGTCATTTTTGCTCAGCGAGGAGCAGCGCGTCAATCGGTCGAGCAGATTCTCATTCAACAGAATTTCGATCTGATTGTTTCTGATGTCAATTATGATGGCATCGCCGAGCTAATTCACAATAGCGGTGCTAAACGCACGGTGACGAATTTATGGCGCAACCCGCCCGATAATCAACTCATAAGCGATCGCTTTTGTCAAATTTTGTTTGAAGAGGGTTTAATTGCAATTGCTGGACTACGCCACGGCAGATCCCCCCTAGCTCCCCTTAACAAGGGGGGTTGGGGAGATCTGATTCACCTGCTAGACAGTGAAATAGCTACAGCTCGACAAACATTTGGAGCCGCATACCGTCCCTTGGTCTTTCTAATTCCCGATTCGGCAATGCCAATCAAGCGGTGGTCAACACAGAATTTCATTACTGTCGGCAAAGCCTTACAACAGAAGTATAACGCCACCATTGTTGTTGCTGGAGGTGATGATGAAGATATGGCGCGGCAGATTGGGGCAGAAATTGGCAAGACAGCACGAATTTGGCAACGGGGAACCCTGCGGGAACTCGCAGCTGGTTTATCTCAGGCAGATTTAGCGATCGCAGTTGATACTGGACTCGCTCACATCGCTGCTGCCCTTAACGTGCCTACCATTACCCTTTTCGGTCCTGCTTGGCACGGACGTTACGGACAACCCGCACCTCATATCAATTTGCAGGGTTATTCCGAATGTTCCGAACGAGTCATTCGCAATTTTACCGAACAAAGCTGTTGGTACAGTGGTGTTTGTCCTTTCGATTGGCACTCCTGTACGGAGGATATATCTGTTGCATCGGTTTTGGCAGCAGCAGCGAAATTCTTGGATTGGCAGGAGCGTCTCGACGATCCCCCCCTGTCCCCCTTCAAAAGGGGGGAGTTAGAAGTGGCGCGAGAAACTGCTACCCCCCTGCCTTCACTAGAAGCGCAAGCAACTAATGCCCCCCCACCTCCAGCAGAGACACGAGAAACTACTGCCCTCCTTAAAAAGGGGGGTTGGGGGGATCTCCACAACATCCTAGTTATGCGCCTAGATAATATTGGTGATGTCATCATGACTAGTCCTGTCCTGCGGACGATTAGAGAAAATCTCCCCGCAGCCAAATTAACCTTAATGGCAAGCCCAGCCGGGGCATTAACGCAACCTCTGCTGCCGTGGGTGGATGAAGTCTTACCCTGGCGAGTCCTGTGGCAAGATTTAGGACGATTGGACTTCGATCCGGCGCGAGAATGGCAACTGATTGAGACTTTAAGCCAACGTCAATTTGATGCGGCGATTATTCTGACTAGTTTTAGCCAAAGCCCTTACCCAGCCGCTTTAGCGTGCTATTTAGCCGGAATTAGACTGCGCTTAGGCGAGTCAAAGGAGTCGGGACAAGGAATATTAACGGATTGGGTTGACCCTATGCCAGATGAAACTCACCAAGTAGAGCGGAATTTGCGCTTAATTGAAGCAGTTGGGTTTAAAGTGCGCGATCGCCGTCTCTGCTTGCACGTTCCTAAAACTATAACCGCAGCAATCCCAAATTCTTACATCTTGCTCAATCCCTGGACGACTTGCCAATCTCGCAACTACGACGATTGCCGCTTTGCGATAGCAGCCCGTCAATTATCTCAAATGACGAGTTTACCTATTCTCGTCACGGGAACCGATAAGGATCGCGATCGCGCCCGTCCCTTACTCGATATTTTAGGTGACGCGATCGATCTGATTGGTGCGACTAGTCTCGCTGAATTTGCTGCCCTGATTGCCAATGCCCGATTGGTTCTAACCAATAACACATCTACCATGCATATTGCTGATGCTACCAACACTCCAAGCGTCATTCTCTTTGCTGGTACTGAACTCGAATCTCAATGGCAACCTCGCCACGCTCCCGTTAAACTCCTCCGCCGTCCCACAGTTTGCAGTCCTTGCTATGCCTTCACCTGTCCCTACAACATGGAATGCTTAGATATTTCCCCAGAGGAGGTGATTGCAGCTGGATTGGAAATGCTCGATCGAACCAATTCAAAATTCAAAATTCAAAATTCAAAATTTTAG
- a CDS encoding DUF4351 domain-containing protein: MEALAEALLDFTDVTALTTWLREQA, encoded by the coding sequence TTGGAAGCATTAGCAGAAGCCCTCCTAGATTTTACAGATGTTACCGCTCTCACAACTTGGTTGCGCGAACAGGCATAG
- a CDS encoding glycosyltransferase family A protein, protein MWSQIVTKNDYRTIDVLIPTCDRPAALAVTLASLCAQTCRDFRVIISDQTENQNISETQEVQAVMRVLEVHGHLVKTYKNLPRRGIAEQRQFLLNKASATYVIFLDDDVFLESYVVQNLLTAIQEEKCGFVGNAFIGLSFINDIRPHEQNIEFWDTPVTPEVVKSETPAWERWRLHNAANLYHIQQRFDITSDRPRKYRIAWASGCAIYDRQKLLDVGGYNFWQELPLHACGEDVLVQLRLMAKYGGCGLLPSGAYHQELPTTISDRSVDAPHLLPIC, encoded by the coding sequence ATGTGGAGCCAAATTGTGACGAAAAATGATTATAGAACAATTGATGTCTTAATTCCAACCTGCGATCGCCCAGCAGCTTTAGCGGTAACTTTAGCTAGTCTTTGCGCCCAAACTTGTCGAGATTTTCGGGTAATTATTTCCGATCAAACTGAAAATCAAAATATATCTGAAACGCAAGAAGTACAAGCAGTGATGCGAGTACTTGAAGTCCACGGACATTTAGTCAAAACTTACAAGAATTTACCTCGTCGTGGCATTGCAGAACAACGCCAATTTTTATTAAACAAAGCAAGTGCTACCTATGTCATCTTTTTAGATGATGATGTGTTTTTAGAATCTTATGTCGTACAAAATTTACTCACAGCTATCCAAGAGGAAAAATGCGGTTTTGTAGGAAATGCATTTATTGGTCTTAGTTTTATTAACGATATACGTCCCCACGAACAAAATATTGAGTTTTGGGACACACCAGTAACGCCAGAAGTCGTGAAATCTGAAACGCCAGCTTGGGAACGTTGGCGCTTGCACAATGCAGCAAATTTGTATCATATTCAACAGCGCTTTGACATTACCAGCGATCGCCCGCGTAAATATCGTATAGCCTGGGCAAGCGGTTGCGCTATCTACGATCGCCAAAAATTATTAGATGTCGGCGGATACAACTTTTGGCAAGAACTTCCTCTCCATGCTTGCGGCGAGGACGTGTTAGTACAATTGCGGCTGATGGCAAAATATGGCGGTTGCGGTTTACTCCCTTCCGGAGCATATCACCAAGAATTACCAACCACAATTAGCGATCGCAGCGTTGACGCGCCACACTTATTACCTATTTGTTAG
- a CDS encoding glycosyltransferase family 9 protein, whose protein sequence is MSPTWNTAKRILCVRLDTIGDVIMTTPAIRALKTSDCDRHITLMTSSAGAVVAPLLSDIDDLIVYDSPWLKATATRQNSEPEYVIISELRARNFDAAVIFTVYSQSPLPTAFLCYMAGIPLRLAHCHENPYQLLTNWIKDPEPESFTRHEVQRQIDLVARVGSKVEDKRLRVQIPEIAKKNIQNLLEEIGIKFKQPWIIIHPGATAISRRYPPESFAIAARKLVQDYNIQVIFTGIESEIELVESIRLQMRSPSFSLVNKLNLSELAALLEAAPLLISNNTAPVHIAAAVGTPVVDLYALTNPQHTPWEVLNRVIFHDVPCRICYKSICPEGHYHCLRLVEPERVVNAALELLQVRQPAMPVRATKL, encoded by the coding sequence ATGTCACCAACCTGGAATACCGCCAAAAGAATTCTCTGTGTCAGACTAGACACGATTGGCGATGTGATTATGACAACTCCCGCCATCCGTGCTTTAAAAACTTCCGATTGCGATCGCCATATTACCTTAATGACTTCTTCAGCAGGTGCTGTAGTTGCACCACTTTTGTCAGATATTGATGACTTAATTGTTTACGATTCTCCCTGGTTAAAAGCAACTGCAACACGTCAAAATAGCGAGCCTGAATATGTCATTATCTCCGAACTTAGAGCAAGAAATTTTGATGCAGCAGTCATTTTTACGGTTTACAGTCAAAGTCCTCTACCTACTGCCTTTCTATGCTATATGGCAGGTATTCCACTGCGATTAGCGCATTGTCATGAAAACCCTTATCAATTACTAACCAATTGGATTAAAGATCCCGAACCGGAAAGTTTTACCCGTCACGAAGTCCAACGCCAAATCGATTTAGTAGCTAGGGTTGGTAGTAAAGTTGAAGATAAACGCTTGAGAGTACAGATACCAGAAATTGCGAAAAAGAACATTCAAAACTTACTTGAGGAAATCGGAATTAAATTTAAGCAACCTTGGATTATTATACATCCAGGTGCAACAGCAATTTCTCGTCGCTATCCTCCAGAAAGTTTTGCGATCGCGGCACGTAAATTAGTGCAAGACTATAATATTCAAGTTATTTTTACAGGTATCGAATCAGAAATAGAACTCGTTGAATCAATTCGCTTGCAGATGCGATCGCCTTCTTTTTCCCTTGTGAATAAACTGAACTTATCCGAACTTGCTGCATTATTAGAAGCAGCACCTTTATTAATATCTAATAATACTGCACCCGTACATATTGCTGCCGCAGTTGGTACACCAGTTGTCGATCTTTATGCTTTAACTAACCCGCAACACACCCCTTGGGAAGTTCTCAATCGTGTCATTTTTCACGACGTTCCTTGCCGAATTTGTTATAAAAGCATTTGTCCTGAAGGACATTACCACTGCTTGCGCCTAGTCGAACCTGAAAGAGTCGTAAATGCTGCGTTAGAACTATTACAGGTTCGCCAGCCAGCTATGCCTGTTCGCGCAACCAAGTTGTGA